One stretch of Roseimicrobium sp. ORNL1 DNA includes these proteins:
- a CDS encoding exodeoxyribonuclease III encodes MKFTSFNVNGVRAAMDKGLRDYLTSCDADVICLQEVKALQDQADLTFLKDYEVLWNPAVKKGYSGTAVLTRIPPKTHVLGVGMPEHDNEGRVITAEFPDFYLVNVYTPNAQEQLKRLPYRLKWDADFRTYLKRLEQTKPVFSCGDFNVAHEEIDIARPKENRKNPGFSDEERASFSELLNAGFIDTFRELEKGAHHYSWWSYRANARANNVGWRIDYWLMSQALRPKLKAARIRPDIYGSDHCPVELEIG; translated from the coding sequence ATGAAATTCACCTCCTTTAACGTGAACGGCGTGCGCGCGGCGATGGACAAGGGCCTGCGCGACTACCTGACTTCCTGCGACGCCGATGTGATCTGCCTTCAGGAGGTGAAGGCCCTGCAAGACCAGGCCGACCTGACGTTCCTCAAGGACTACGAGGTGCTCTGGAATCCCGCGGTGAAGAAGGGCTACTCCGGCACCGCGGTGCTCACCCGCATCCCGCCGAAGACCCATGTGCTCGGTGTGGGCATGCCGGAGCATGACAACGAAGGCCGCGTGATCACGGCGGAGTTCCCGGACTTCTACCTCGTGAATGTCTACACGCCGAACGCGCAGGAACAGCTCAAGCGCCTGCCCTATCGCCTGAAGTGGGACGCGGACTTCCGCACGTATCTCAAGCGGCTGGAACAGACCAAGCCCGTTTTCTCCTGCGGTGACTTCAACGTGGCGCATGAGGAAATCGACATCGCGCGACCGAAGGAGAACAGGAAGAATCCCGGCTTCAGCGATGAAGAACGCGCCAGCTTCAGCGAACTGCTGAACGCCGGCTTCATCGATACCTTCCGCGAACTGGAGAAAGGCGCGCATCACTACTCCTGGTGGAGCTACCGCGCCAATGCCCGCGCGAACAACGTGGGTTGGAGAATCGACTACTGGCTCATGTCCCAGGCGCTGCGCCCGAAGCTGAAGGCGGCGCGCATCCGTCCGGATATCTACGGCTCGGACCATTGTCCGGTGGAGCTGGAGATTGGGTGA